One Desulfobulbus oligotrophicus DNA segment encodes these proteins:
- the mgtA gene encoding magnesium-translocating P-type ATPase, translating to MNPPLSVAQYWSRPADEVMQALKSHTKGLDSSTAATRLQQYGSNATTADHGSAKTLRLFLQRFSNPLVLILIFAALVAFVVHDWLNALIVLAIVVITTVLSFIVEFRSTKAVEKLQQQVAVRATVVRDGQSLSISVKDVVPGDIVLLSAGSLIPGDGLLIEAQDFHVTQALLTGETFPVEKKPGIVPEGAGLVERNNCVFMGTSVRSGTARALVVQTGSATHFGQIAGTLSLRAPETEFERGLRHFGMLLVRVMLVIVVVILAINIILHHPTIETVLFAMALAVGLSPEMLPAIMTITLSRGAKTMATHGVIVKRLNAIENLGSMDVFCTDKTGTLTKGVVELDRTLDTTGQNNETVLHLAYLNSSFETGLSNPLDEAVIAAAQKKGLTAQDYEKLDEIPYDFTRKRLSIVVGRKADKTCRMITKGALQNVLAVCDRVQTAQTIAPLNEGYSQTIQQHFAAWSAEGYRVLGVAHKDMPEQAGHYTRDDEQQMVFDGFLLFFDPPEENVHNVLDALQHLGVQTKIITGDNRHVARHVAEAVGFQVERIITGADLDEMRDEALWHLAPQVNLFAEVDPNQKERIISALQKTGHVVGYLGDGINDAPALHAADVGISVDQAVDVAKEAADFVLMEHDLEVLHKGINEGRRTFANTIKYIFITTSANFGNMISMAIASLFLPFLPLLAKQILLNNFLSDIPALGIADDNVDRDWEVTPHRWDIKLIRNFMFTFGLVSVVFDLITFAVLLTLAGEVAEVFRTGWFMESLMTELLVLLIIRTNQPFFKSRPGRFLMWSIAGMVVLTLLLPFLPIGAVFELAPLPGPVLIAIIAITGCYVLVSEMTKHIFFRRFSRPQQTGVSS from the coding sequence ATGAACCCTCCCCTCTCAGTTGCCCAATACTGGAGCCGGCCGGCCGATGAGGTCATGCAGGCCCTAAAGAGCCATACCAAAGGGCTGGACTCTTCCACTGCGGCAACACGTCTGCAACAGTACGGCTCCAATGCGACGACGGCTGACCATGGCTCTGCAAAGACGCTGCGCCTGTTTCTGCAACGGTTCAGCAACCCGCTGGTTCTGATCCTGATCTTTGCTGCTCTCGTGGCGTTCGTGGTACATGATTGGCTGAATGCCCTGATCGTGCTTGCCATTGTCGTCATTACCACAGTGCTCAGTTTTATTGTGGAGTTTCGTTCGACAAAGGCTGTGGAAAAACTGCAGCAACAGGTGGCGGTCCGGGCAACGGTTGTCCGTGACGGACAAAGCCTGTCGATCTCCGTCAAAGATGTGGTGCCCGGCGATATTGTCCTGCTCAGCGCGGGCAGCCTGATCCCGGGTGACGGACTGCTGATCGAGGCGCAGGATTTCCATGTGACCCAGGCCCTGCTGACCGGCGAAACCTTTCCCGTGGAAAAAAAGCCGGGTATTGTGCCCGAAGGTGCCGGTCTTGTTGAACGCAACAACTGCGTGTTCATGGGAACATCGGTCCGCAGCGGCACTGCCAGAGCCCTGGTAGTGCAAACCGGCTCAGCAACCCATTTCGGCCAAATTGCAGGCACCCTCTCGTTGCGGGCACCGGAGACAGAGTTTGAGCGCGGCCTTCGTCATTTCGGCATGCTGCTGGTCCGTGTCATGCTGGTGATTGTGGTGGTCATTCTGGCGATCAACATCATCCTGCACCACCCGACCATTGAGACAGTGCTGTTTGCCATGGCCCTTGCCGTGGGCCTGTCCCCTGAAATGCTGCCTGCCATAATGACGATCACCCTGTCGCGCGGGGCAAAAACCATGGCAACGCACGGTGTTATTGTCAAACGTCTGAATGCCATCGAAAACCTCGGCAGCATGGACGTGTTCTGCACCGACAAAACCGGTACCCTGACAAAAGGTGTGGTGGAGCTGGACAGGACACTGGACACAACCGGACAGAACAACGAGACGGTTCTGCATCTGGCGTATCTCAACTCCTCTTTTGAAACCGGGCTCTCCAACCCCCTGGATGAGGCTGTGATTGCAGCAGCCCAGAAAAAAGGCCTCACAGCACAGGACTATGAAAAGCTGGATGAAATTCCGTATGACTTCACGCGCAAACGTCTGAGCATTGTTGTTGGACGAAAAGCTGACAAAACATGCCGGATGATCACCAAGGGAGCGTTGCAGAACGTTCTGGCTGTCTGTGACCGGGTACAGACAGCTCAGACAATCGCTCCCCTTAATGAAGGGTATAGCCAAACCATCCAACAGCATTTCGCCGCCTGGAGCGCCGAGGGCTACCGGGTGCTGGGTGTTGCCCACAAAGACATGCCTGAGCAGGCCGGGCATTACACGCGCGATGACGAACAGCAGATGGTGTTTGACGGTTTTCTGCTCTTCTTTGATCCGCCCGAGGAAAATGTGCACAATGTCCTGGATGCACTGCAACACCTCGGCGTGCAGACCAAGATCATCACCGGCGACAACCGCCATGTTGCCCGGCATGTTGCCGAGGCGGTCGGGTTTCAGGTGGAGCGCATCATCACCGGCGCCGATCTGGACGAGATGCGGGATGAGGCTCTGTGGCATCTGGCCCCGCAGGTCAACCTGTTTGCCGAGGTCGACCCCAACCAGAAGGAGCGTATCATCAGCGCACTGCAGAAAACAGGACACGTGGTGGGCTATCTTGGCGACGGCATCAACGACGCACCGGCACTGCACGCCGCGGATGTCGGCATCTCAGTGGATCAGGCCGTGGATGTGGCCAAGGAGGCTGCCGACTTTGTCCTGATGGAACACGACCTGGAGGTTCTGCACAAGGGCATCAATGAAGGCCGCCGGACCTTTGCCAATACCATCAAGTATATTTTCATCACCACCAGCGCCAACTTCGGCAACATGATCAGCATGGCCATCGCCTCCCTGTTTCTGCCCTTTCTGCCGCTGCTGGCAAAGCAGATCCTGCTGAACAACTTCCTGTCGGATATTCCGGCTTTGGGTATTGCCGACGACAACGTGGACCGTGACTGGGAAGTTACGCCGCATCGCTGGGATATCAAGCTGATCCGTAACTTCATGTTCACCTTCGGCCTGGTGAGCGTTGTCTTCGATCTTATCACCTTTGCGGTACTGCTGACCCTGGCAGGTGAGGTGGCCGAGGTTTTCCGCACCGGCTGGTTCATGGAATCGCTGATGACGGAACTGCTTGTCCTGTTGATTATTCGAACCAATCAACCCTTTTTCAAGAGCAGACCCGGGCGTTTTCTCATGTGGAGTATCGCAGGGATGGTGGTGTTGACGTTGCTGCTGCCGTTCCTGCCCATCGGTGCTGTCTTTGAACTCGCCCCCCTGCCGGGTCCGGTGCTGATTGCGATTATTGCCATAACCGGTTGTTATGTGCTGGTCTCTGAAATGACCAAGCATATCTTCTTTCGGCGGTTCAGCAGACCGCAACAGACGGGTGTCTCTTCATAG
- the rbbA gene encoding ribosome-associated ATPase/putative transporter RbbA, whose amino-acid sequence MPELPATGVARLTQVSLHYGDTAALDTISLNIPAACMVGIIGPDGVGKSSLLSLLSGARIIQTGTVEVLGGDMAKKRHRDTVCPRIAYMPQGLGKNLYPTLSVEENLQFFARLFGHDAKERRRRIDDLTHSTGLFPFLSRPAGKLSGGMKQKLGLCCALIHDPDFLLLDEPTTGVDPLARRQFWELIDRIRLERPSMSVVVATAYMDEAQRFDWLVAMDDGRILATGRPAELLERTQSTNLEEAFIRLLPEDKKQGHVPVVIPPLAVDEDDIAIEARGLTIRFGDFTAVNNVSFRIRRGEIFGFLGSNGCGKTTTMKMLTGLLPASEGRAWLFGHAVDPKDIDTRRRVGYMSQAFSLYNELTVKQNLVLHAQLFHVPEQEVAARVAEMAERFALTQILDRLPASIPLGMRQRLSLAVAMVHKPELLILDEPTSGVDPVARDNFWRLLIELSRRDKVTIFISTHFMNEAERCDRMSMMHAGKVLDSDTPTNLVKKRGAATLEDAFIGYLLEAEGETQPEEQGQRPDNGQVVLTGADEPPARHQRFSLQRLLSYTWRETLELQRDPVRATLALVGSLLLMFVMGFGITMDVEDLRYAVLDRDQTTVSHNYALNISGSRYFIEQPPLVDYQDLDQRMRRGKISLAIEIPPGFGRDVMRGRKVEIGAWVDGAMPQRAETVQGYVQGLHRHWLAMQAQERLGTGAMPNATIQDRYRYNPDVKSLPAMVPAVIPLLLLMLPAMLTALAVVREKELGSIINLYVTPVTRTEFLIGKQLPYVFLAMINFFCMSLLAVTVFGVPIKGSFPTLTAATLLFCIISTGMGLLASTATRSQIAAMFFAMIGTMLPAVQLAGLLNPVSAMEGLSRLAGEVYPATHMFIISRGVFNKALVFSDLHSALWPLAAAVPVILGTAVALLRKQEK is encoded by the coding sequence ATGCCAGAACTGCCGGCAACCGGCGTTGCCCGCCTTACGCAGGTGAGTCTGCACTACGGGGACACCGCTGCACTTGACACTATCAGCCTGAACATACCTGCCGCCTGCATGGTCGGCATCATCGGTCCCGACGGTGTGGGCAAGTCCAGCTTACTGTCCCTGCTGTCAGGCGCACGCATCATTCAAACAGGCACAGTTGAAGTACTGGGCGGTGATATGGCAAAAAAACGCCATCGCGATACAGTCTGTCCGCGCATTGCCTACATGCCCCAGGGCCTGGGGAAAAATCTCTATCCCACTCTGTCGGTTGAAGAGAATCTGCAGTTCTTTGCCCGGCTGTTCGGTCATGATGCCAAAGAGCGCAGGCGCCGGATCGATGATCTGACACACAGCACCGGTCTTTTTCCATTTCTCTCACGTCCGGCAGGCAAGTTGTCCGGCGGCATGAAACAGAAGCTCGGTCTGTGTTGCGCGCTTATCCATGATCCGGACTTCCTGCTGCTTGACGAGCCCACAACCGGCGTGGACCCATTGGCCCGCCGGCAGTTCTGGGAGCTGATCGATCGCATCCGTCTTGAACGGCCATCCATGAGCGTGGTGGTGGCAACCGCCTACATGGATGAAGCCCAGCGTTTTGACTGGCTGGTGGCCATGGATGACGGCCGGATTCTGGCGACAGGCCGACCGGCTGAGTTGCTGGAACGCACACAGAGCACCAACCTTGAAGAGGCCTTTATCCGTCTGCTGCCGGAGGACAAAAAACAGGGGCATGTGCCGGTGGTGATCCCTCCGCTGGCAGTGGATGAGGACGACATTGCCATTGAGGCCAGGGGGCTGACCATTCGTTTTGGTGATTTCACCGCAGTGAACAACGTGTCCTTTCGCATCCGTCGCGGTGAGATCTTCGGTTTTCTGGGCTCCAATGGATGTGGCAAGACCACCACCATGAAGATGCTGACCGGACTGCTACCGGCTTCCGAGGGTCGGGCCTGGCTGTTTGGTCATGCGGTTGACCCCAAAGATATCGATACCCGGCGACGGGTCGGCTACATGTCGCAGGCGTTTTCCCTGTACAATGAGCTGACCGTGAAGCAGAACCTGGTACTGCATGCCCAGCTGTTCCATGTTCCGGAACAAGAGGTTGCGGCTCGGGTGGCGGAAATGGCCGAGCGCTTTGCCCTGACACAGATCCTTGATCGCCTGCCGGCATCCATCCCGCTCGGCATGCGACAGCGGTTGTCTCTGGCCGTGGCCATGGTCCACAAACCCGAGCTGCTGATCCTGGACGAGCCCACCTCCGGAGTCGATCCGGTGGCCCGCGACAACTTCTGGCGACTGCTCATCGAGCTGTCGCGTCGGGATAAGGTCACGATCTTTATCTCCACCCACTTCATGAACGAGGCCGAACGTTGTGATCGCATGTCCATGATGCATGCCGGCAAGGTGCTTGACAGCGACACCCCGACCAATCTGGTGAAAAAACGCGGGGCGGCAACCCTGGAGGATGCGTTCATCGGCTATCTGCTTGAAGCTGAAGGTGAGACGCAACCGGAGGAGCAGGGACAACGTCCGGACAACGGGCAGGTAGTGCTCACCGGTGCTGATGAGCCCCCGGCCCGACACCAACGCTTCAGTTTGCAGCGACTGCTCAGCTACACCTGGCGTGAGACGCTTGAACTCCAGCGGGATCCGGTGCGGGCAACCCTGGCCCTGGTCGGTTCACTGCTGCTTATGTTTGTCATGGGGTTCGGCATTACCATGGATGTGGAGGATCTGCGCTATGCAGTGCTGGACCGCGACCAGACAACCGTAAGTCACAACTATGCGCTCAATATCTCCGGTTCACGCTACTTTATTGAACAACCGCCCCTGGTGGATTATCAGGATCTTGATCAACGCATGCGACGCGGCAAGATCTCGCTGGCCATAGAAATACCACCGGGGTTCGGGCGAGACGTGATGCGCGGCAGGAAGGTGGAGATCGGTGCCTGGGTTGATGGCGCCATGCCGCAGCGTGCCGAGACTGTGCAAGGCTATGTACAGGGCCTGCATCGCCACTGGCTGGCCATGCAGGCACAGGAACGCCTGGGAACAGGTGCCATGCCCAATGCCACTATCCAGGATCGCTACCGCTACAACCCCGACGTAAAAAGTCTGCCTGCCATGGTACCAGCGGTTATTCCGCTGCTGCTGCTGATGCTGCCTGCCATGCTCACCGCGTTGGCAGTGGTCCGCGAAAAAGAGCTGGGCTCCATCATCAACCTCTACGTCACCCCGGTGACGCGGACTGAATTCTTGATCGGCAAACAACTGCCCTACGTTTTCCTGGCCATGATCAACTTCTTCTGCATGAGCCTTCTGGCAGTAACCGTCTTTGGTGTACCGATCAAGGGCAGTTTTCCGACCCTGACTGCAGCCACCCTGCTCTTTTGCATCATCTCCACAGGCATGGGGCTGCTTGCCTCCACAGCCACCCGCAGTCAGATCGCGGCCATGTTCTTTGCAATGATCGGCACAATGCTGCCCGCTGTTCAGCTGGCCGGGCTTCTGAACCCTGTATCTGCCATGGAAGGCTTGAGCCGTCTGGCCGGTGAAGTGTATCCGGCAACCCACATGTTCATCATCAGCCGCGGTGTCTTCAACAAAGCCCTGGTGTTCTCCGACCTGCACAGTGCGCTGTGGCCGCTGGCAGCCGCCGTACCTGTCATCCTCGGCACAGCCGTTGCGCTGCTGCGCAAACAGGAGAAATGA
- a CDS encoding lysylphosphatidylglycerol synthase transmembrane domain-containing protein, with protein MQQSLLQKLKNRLPGLLLLAGLILAVTHIGELENFVHLVRRAEPVWLVAALFLQLTTYLCVAAVWYLSLRVAGTHYPLLPLIPLGIAKLFSDQAVPSGGISGTAFFMAALNHRGIPNQLCMATLLLSLVAYYGAYLIAALATLGLLHFYHAVHVWIVAVVIVFSLVAAGIPTGALWLRNLQYQELPKILQHTPGLKQLMHDVADAPDELMHKPLLMIIATLLHLSVFLLDSATLWVMLQVVGIPVSIWAVFPCFVLASMVATIGPIPLGLGSFEATCVGMLGVMGVPVEAALTATLLLRGFTLWLPMLPGMWMVRWALR; from the coding sequence ATGCAACAGTCTCTGCTGCAGAAGCTGAAGAACCGGCTGCCCGGCCTGCTGCTTCTGGCGGGATTGATACTCGCGGTCACCCATATCGGGGAGCTGGAGAATTTCGTGCACCTTGTGCGCAGGGCTGAGCCGGTCTGGCTGGTGGCAGCACTTTTTCTGCAGCTGACCACCTATCTCTGCGTGGCCGCAGTCTGGTATCTGTCTCTGCGCGTCGCCGGGACGCACTATCCCCTGCTGCCCCTCATTCCACTGGGCATTGCCAAATTGTTTTCCGATCAGGCCGTACCCAGCGGCGGCATCAGTGGAACCGCGTTTTTTATGGCAGCCCTCAATCACCGCGGAATTCCCAATCAGCTGTGCATGGCCACCCTGCTGCTGAGTCTGGTGGCCTACTATGGGGCCTATCTGATTGCCGCGCTGGCAACCCTTGGGTTGTTGCACTTCTATCATGCGGTCCATGTCTGGATTGTGGCGGTGGTCATTGTTTTTTCCCTGGTAGCCGCCGGTATCCCCACCGGTGCGCTCTGGCTGCGAAATCTGCAGTATCAAGAGTTGCCGAAGATACTGCAACATACCCCCGGCCTGAAGCAACTTATGCACGATGTTGCCGATGCGCCCGACGAACTGATGCACAAGCCGTTGCTCATGATAATCGCCACCTTGCTGCACCTTTCGGTTTTCCTCCTCGATAGCGCCACCCTCTGGGTGATGCTGCAGGTCGTCGGCATACCGGTCTCGATCTGGGCTGTTTTCCCGTGTTTTGTGCTCGCCTCCATGGTTGCCACCATCGGGCCGATTCCCCTGGGTTTAGGCAGTTTCGAGGCAACCTGCGTGGGGATGCTGGGCGTCATGGGCGTGCCGGTGGAGGCCGCACTGACGGCAACCCTGCTGTTGCGCGGGTTTACCTTATGGCTGCCCATGCTGCCGGGTATGTGGATGGTGCGCTGGGCCCTACGCTGA
- a CDS encoding HD domain-containing protein, whose translation MINIELIQAVKNQFEVDWNGLHGVGHWARVYDNGLHLAQSTGASTNVVRLFAVFHDSRRFTDGRDMEHGPRGAQLARLYRGKYFELPDDEFDLLYTACSLHTRATTHADSTVQTCFDADRLDLARAGKTPDPKLLCTGAARDPKTIQWATQRSLTGFVPDNILGRLSKTGSL comes from the coding sequence ATGATCAATATCGAACTTATTCAAGCAGTTAAAAACCAATTTGAGGTAGACTGGAACGGCCTGCACGGGGTGGGACACTGGGCCAGGGTGTATGATAATGGCCTGCATCTGGCACAGTCCACTGGTGCTAGCACTAATGTGGTACGGCTGTTTGCTGTGTTTCATGACAGCCGCCGTTTTACAGATGGCCGGGACATGGAGCATGGCCCCCGGGGTGCACAGCTGGCCAGGTTATATCGGGGAAAATACTTTGAGTTGCCGGATGACGAATTTGACCTGCTCTATACAGCGTGCAGTCTGCACACCAGGGCCACAACCCATGCCGACAGCACGGTGCAGACCTGTTTTGATGCAGATCGTCTGGATCTCGCGCGGGCCGGAAAAACGCCAGACCCCAAGCTCCTCTGCACCGGGGCGGCAAGAGACCCCAAGACCATCCAGTGGGCCACCCAGCGAAGCCTCACCGGCTTTGTACCGGACAACATTCTCGGCCGACTTTCTAAAACAGGCAGTCTGTAG
- a CDS encoding HlyD family secretion protein encodes MSTKRSFSLNRIITAILIVAVLCIAAWWGRQQYINSNHEAGFIKGNGRIEATEIDISTKLSGRISDILVNEGDFIRAGQTLVKMDIDSLIAQQDEAAASLHQTETNVAAAEAQVALRKSDATAAQALVAQREAELDAAKRRLVRSETLSREGAASVQEVDDDRAAVLGAQAALAATRAQAEAAVAAIKAAEAQLIGATAAVKAATASVAKVEVDIRDNELKSPRDGRVQFRVAQPGEVLGAGGRVLNVIDLSDVYMTFFLPSEAAGRLALGTEVRLVLDAAPDIPIPATVSFVSSTAQFTPKTVETASERQKLMFRIKAQIPPALLHKHLEHVKTGLPGEAWVKLDPQTKWPAQLSSRFTE; translated from the coding sequence ATGAGTACCAAGAGATCTTTTTCCCTCAACCGTATCATCACCGCTATCCTCATTGTCGCAGTCCTGTGTATCGCGGCATGGTGGGGCCGGCAGCAGTATATCAACTCCAACCATGAAGCCGGCTTTATTAAAGGCAACGGCCGGATTGAGGCCACTGAAATCGATATCTCCACCAAGCTGTCGGGTCGGATCAGCGACATTCTGGTCAATGAAGGCGACTTTATTCGTGCCGGTCAGACGCTTGTGAAGATGGATATCGACAGCTTAATTGCCCAGCAGGATGAGGCTGCAGCATCTCTGCACCAGACCGAAACCAATGTGGCGGCAGCAGAGGCCCAGGTTGCACTGCGCAAAAGCGATGCCACAGCCGCACAGGCGCTTGTTGCTCAGCGGGAAGCCGAGCTGGATGCAGCGAAGCGACGTCTGGTCCGTTCGGAAACACTTTCCAGGGAAGGCGCGGCCTCAGTTCAGGAGGTGGACGATGACCGGGCAGCGGTTCTCGGCGCCCAGGCAGCCCTGGCAGCCACCCGTGCCCAGGCCGAAGCTGCTGTTGCCGCGATCAAGGCAGCTGAAGCTCAGCTGATCGGTGCAACCGCGGCGGTGAAGGCAGCCACGGCTTCGGTGGCCAAGGTCGAGGTCGATATCCGTGACAACGAACTGAAAAGCCCGCGCGACGGCCGTGTTCAGTTTCGTGTGGCACAACCCGGCGAAGTGCTGGGGGCCGGCGGTCGTGTCCTGAACGTCATCGATCTGTCCGATGTGTACATGACCTTCTTTCTGCCCAGTGAGGCTGCGGGTCGTCTGGCTCTTGGCACCGAGGTTCGTCTTGTTCTGGACGCCGCTCCTGACATCCCGATTCCGGCAACTGTGTCCTTTGTCTCCAGCACAGCCCAGTTCACACCAAAGACCGTGGAAACTGCCTCGGAACGCCAGAAATTGATGTTCCGTATCAAGGCGCAGATCCCGCCCGCACTGCTGCACAAACACCTGGAACACGTCAAAACCGGTCTGCCGGGTGAAGCCTGGGTCAAACTCGATCCGCAGACAAAATGGCCGGCACAGCTCTCCTCACGATTTACGGAGTAA
- a CDS encoding ABC transporter permease — translation MTRTLKNVFRLGRKELWSLARDPMMMILIFYVFTVSIYTAATSQPETMHNAAIAIVDEDNSPLSARISSAFYPPEFTRPKMITQRETDPGMDRGEFTFVLNIPPNFQRDVLASRNPEIQLNIDATRMSQAFTGNSYIQQVVLAEINEFVHRYRSTEALPVDLALRIRFNPTLEQSWFGSIAEVINSVAMLSIILTGAALIREREHGTIEHLLVMPITPGEIMASKICAMGLVVLAATALSLHLVVRGLLQVPIEGSILLFLCGTVLCLFAMTSMGIYMATVARSMPQFGLLLMLTIMPMNMLSGGRTPRESMPELVQDLMQVVPTTHFVELGQAILFRGAGIETVWKPFLALFIIGILLSMLSLQRFRKTISQLA, via the coding sequence ATGACGCGGACACTTAAAAATGTTTTCCGTCTCGGCCGCAAGGAACTCTGGAGCCTGGCCCGCGACCCGATGATGATGATCCTCATCTTCTACGTGTTCACAGTCTCGATCTATACTGCGGCCACCTCGCAGCCGGAAACCATGCACAACGCCGCCATAGCCATTGTGGACGAGGACAACTCACCCCTGTCCGCCCGCATCAGCTCAGCCTTTTATCCGCCGGAGTTCACGCGGCCGAAGATGATTACCCAGCGTGAGACCGACCCGGGCATGGACCGTGGCGAGTTTACGTTTGTTCTGAATATTCCCCCGAATTTTCAACGTGATGTGCTGGCATCGCGCAACCCGGAAATCCAGCTGAACATCGATGCTACCCGCATGAGTCAGGCCTTTACCGGCAACAGCTATATCCAGCAGGTTGTCCTTGCCGAGATCAACGAATTTGTTCATCGTTATCGCAGCACAGAGGCACTGCCTGTGGATCTGGCCCTGCGCATCCGGTTCAACCCCACCCTGGAACAGTCCTGGTTCGGCAGTATTGCCGAGGTCATCAACTCGGTGGCCATGCTCTCCATCATCCTCACCGGCGCTGCACTCATCCGCGAGCGTGAGCACGGCACGATCGAACATCTGCTGGTGATGCCGATCACACCCGGTGAGATCATGGCGTCAAAGATCTGCGCCATGGGGTTGGTGGTGCTGGCAGCCACGGCACTGTCGCTTCATCTGGTGGTGCGCGGGTTGCTGCAGGTGCCGATTGAAGGTTCCATCCTGCTTTTTTTGTGCGGTACGGTGCTCTGCCTGTTTGCCATGACATCGATGGGGATCTACATGGCCACTGTTGCGCGCAGTATGCCGCAGTTCGGCCTGTTGCTCATGCTGACCATCATGCCCATGAACATGCTGTCCGGAGGGCGGACGCCCCGGGAAAGTATGCCCGAACTTGTGCAGGATCTAATGCAGGTCGTGCCAACTACCCATTTTGTCGAACTTGGTCAGGCCATCCTGTTTCGCGGGGCCGGAATTGAAACCGTGTGGAAACCCTTTCTGGCCCTGTTCATCATAGGTATCCTGCTCTCTATGCTCTCTTTACAACGTTTTCGCAAGACGATCTCCCAGCTGGCCTGA
- a CDS encoding efflux transporter outer membrane subunit: MIFTLAVLPGCTSMAPAYTRPDAPVPQTYPMASPEAHSTPVPELAWQEYFNDPTLIRLLQLALENNRDLRMAILRVDEARSAYRIQRSERFPQINVDGRGARSRVPADLSPMGQATTGSEYRAELGLTTWELDLWGRVRSLEGAALESWLATEAGRQAARVALIAEVANSYLTLRELDERVQIVRQSVDSREKSYRIFQRRYEVGSTSKLDVTQVQTLLTQAQTQWAQLEQQRDVQLNTLRFLVGGDSDLPPQQASSDQTTVFADLQPGLPAELLTNRPDIIAAEHRLRAANANIGAARAAFFPRIALTGSLGSASAELDGLFRSGSRSWTFAPTISLPIFDAGRRRADLELSEIRRDMAVAEYEQTIQSAFREVADTLAIRLRLREQLDVQLISRAAQTERARLAQLRYDNGSATYLEVLDAERSLLDAEQQVVQTRRALLSNQVTMYSALGGGSDLAASAAPTDNQAPSTQPLNRP, translated from the coding sequence ATGATCTTCACACTTGCTGTCCTGCCCGGTTGCACCTCCATGGCACCTGCCTACACTAGACCCGACGCCCCTGTGCCCCAAACGTATCCAATGGCGTCACCCGAAGCGCACAGTACACCTGTCCCTGAGTTGGCCTGGCAGGAGTACTTTAACGATCCGACCCTGATTCGACTTCTCCAGCTGGCGCTGGAGAACAATCGCGACCTGCGCATGGCCATTTTGCGCGTGGATGAGGCCCGCTCCGCCTATCGCATTCAACGCAGTGAACGGTTTCCGCAGATCAATGTGGATGGCCGGGGAGCACGCTCCCGGGTACCGGCAGACCTGAGTCCCATGGGCCAGGCCACAACCGGTAGCGAATATCGGGCAGAGCTCGGCCTGACCACCTGGGAACTGGATCTGTGGGGACGGGTACGCAGCCTGGAAGGTGCGGCTCTGGAGAGCTGGCTGGCAACGGAAGCCGGCAGACAGGCTGCCCGCGTCGCTCTGATCGCCGAGGTTGCAAACAGTTACCTGACCCTGCGCGAACTCGATGAACGCGTGCAGATCGTACGCCAGAGCGTTGACAGCCGTGAAAAATCGTACCGTATTTTCCAGCGCCGCTATGAAGTCGGCTCCACTTCAAAACTGGATGTCACTCAGGTGCAGACCCTGTTGACACAGGCGCAGACACAGTGGGCACAACTCGAACAGCAGCGGGATGTGCAGCTCAATACCCTGCGATTTCTGGTCGGCGGAGATTCGGATCTGCCGCCGCAACAGGCATCCTCTGACCAGACAACGGTCTTTGCTGATCTGCAGCCCGGCCTCCCTGCCGAACTGTTGACCAACCGCCCCGACATCATCGCCGCCGAGCACCGCCTGCGTGCCGCCAATGCCAATATCGGTGCCGCCCGGGCCGCGTTTTTCCCGCGTATTGCCCTGACAGGCAGCCTTGGCTCCGCCAGCGCGGAGCTGGACGGCCTGTTCAGATCGGGCAGCAGGTCCTGGACCTTTGCGCCCACCATCTCCCTGCCCATCTTTGATGCCGGCAGGCGCAGGGCAGACCTCGAACTGTCGGAAATCCGGCGTGACATGGCAGTCGCCGAGTATGAACAAACCATTCAGAGCGCGTTTCGCGAAGTAGCAGACACCCTGGCAATACGCCTCCGGCTTCGCGAACAACTCGACGTCCAGCTGATCAGCCGGGCTGCCCAGACCGAACGTGCACGGCTGGCACAACTGCGCTACGACAACGGCTCCGCCACCTATCTGGAAGTCCTGGATGCCGAACGCAGCCTTCTGGACGCAGAACAGCAGGTGGTGCAGACACGCCGCGCCCTGCTTTCAAACCAGGTTACCATGTACAGCGCTCTGGGTGGTGGTAGCGATCTTGCCGCCTCTGCCGCGCCAACAGACAACCAGGCTCCTTCAACCCAACCTCTGAACAGGCCATGA